From the genome of Candidatus Paceibacterota bacterium, one region includes:
- a CDS encoding thiamine pyrophosphate-dependent enzyme, producing the protein MSAPATEPPAHATNAAVSPPPTERKPLTKKEIAADHPTWCPGCGDFSVLALYFKLIERRKLWQEKFTTISGIGCSSRFPYFVQAYGAHYIHGRSLPFASGISLSRPDLHVFVFGGDGDLFSIGGNHFTHTARKNIKLTCVAMDNWVYGLTKKQTSPTSPRGFKSKTDVWGAVDYPINPMKQAIAAGATLVARTTSTNPNHLLQMLEAAMDHDGFSFIECLSECVEFYEGAFDAANPRKGGVFNTVPTDHDVTSEIAAYKLADEPFPGYFGVFYRVSKPTKNANEATLNQQASAKFKGLKDWQILQKTFDAMK; encoded by the coding sequence ATGAGCGCTCCTGCAACCGAACCTCCTGCCCACGCGACCAACGCGGCCGTCTCCCCGCCCCCGACCGAGCGCAAGCCGCTGACGAAGAAGGAAATCGCTGCCGATCATCCCACGTGGTGCCCCGGTTGCGGCGACTTCTCCGTCCTCGCGCTCTACTTCAAGCTGATTGAAAGGCGCAAGCTGTGGCAGGAGAAGTTTACCACGATCTCCGGGATTGGCTGTTCCAGCCGCTTTCCGTATTTCGTTCAAGCCTACGGCGCGCATTACATCCACGGCCGATCGCTCCCGTTTGCCAGCGGCATTTCCCTGTCCCGACCCGACCTCCACGTCTTTGTTTTCGGCGGTGACGGCGACCTCTTCTCCATCGGCGGCAACCATTTTACCCACACCGCCCGCAAGAACATCAAGCTCACCTGCGTGGCCATGGATAACTGGGTCTACGGCCTGACCAAGAAACAGACCTCGCCCACCTCGCCGCGAGGTTTCAAGAGCAAGACCGACGTCTGGGGCGCGGTGGATTACCCCATCAACCCGATGAAGCAGGCCATCGCCGCAGGCGCCACCCTGGTCGCGCGGACAACCAGCACCAACCCTAACCACCTGCTCCAAATGCTGGAAGCAGCCATGGACCACGACGGCTTCAGTTTCATCGAGTGCCTCAGCGAGTGCGTAGAATTCTACGAAGGCGCCTTTGACGCCGCCAACCCACGCAAAGGCGGCGTCTTCAACACGGTCCCCACAGATCACGATGTCACCAGCGAAATCGCGGCCTACAAGCTCGCCGACGAGCCGTTCCCCGGCTACTTTGGCGTCTTCTACAGAGTCTCCAAGCCCACCAAGAACGCAAACGAGGCCACCCTGAACCAGCAGGCCAGTGCCAAGTTTAAGGGCCTCAAGGACTGGCAAATCCTCCAGAAGACTTTCGACGCGATGAAATAG
- a CDS encoding PEP-CTERM sorting domain-containing protein (PEP-CTERM proteins occur, often in large numbers, in the proteomes of bacteria that also encode an exosortase, a predicted intramembrane cysteine proteinase. The presence of a PEP-CTERM domain at a protein's C-terminus predicts cleavage within the sorting domain, followed by covalent anchoring to some some component of the (usually Gram-negative) cell surface. Many PEP-CTERM proteins exhibit an unusual sequence composition that includes large numbers of potential glycosylation sites. Expression of one such protein has been shown restore the ability of a bacterium to form floc, a type of biofilm.) has protein sequence MKTQIRQLLLCTVLFALATLQSSAGDYTPGSGWQTFNFYTWTSQDFDRPFTFQIAPGQRALLHVTDFEYAAESFTIYSYGLYGWQTPAVSANMNRHTFNIDEAFNDPAWSSATFELLPDYYSLTFRLNQWSTDYLDGMGAFKVDIIPEPTTPVLLLVASLAGLRSRKR, from the coding sequence ATGAAAACTCAGATTCGCCAACTGCTCCTCTGCACCGTCCTCTTTGCGCTTGCCACCCTGCAATCGTCCGCAGGCGACTACACTCCCGGCTCGGGCTGGCAGACTTTCAACTTCTACACTTGGACGAGCCAGGATTTCGACCGTCCGTTCACATTCCAGATAGCCCCCGGCCAGCGAGCCCTTCTCCACGTCACCGATTTCGAGTATGCGGCCGAGAGCTTCACGATATACAGCTATGGTTTGTACGGCTGGCAAACCCCTGCGGTGTCTGCGAACATGAACCGCCATACCTTTAACATCGATGAGGCTTTCAACGATCCGGCCTGGAGCAGTGCAACATTCGAATTGCTGCCCGACTACTACTCTCTGACCTTCAGGCTCAACCAGTGGTCCACTGATTATTTGGACGGCATGGGCGCTTTCAAGGTGGACATTATTCCCGAACCCACCACGCCAGTGCTCCTGCTCGTGGCTAGCCTTGCCGGCTTGCGCTCTCGCAAGCGTTAG
- a CDS encoding cysteine desulfurase, which translates to MTTEAAVPMQRKKAIDWAAIRADFPILQQKVHSRPLIYLDNAATTQKPRALLEALRHYYERDNANVHRGIHELSNRATAAFEAARARAAKFINARSAEEIIFTRGTTEGINLVAQAWGATHIKAGDIILLTEMEHHSNLVPWQLLAERTGARLAYLPVTGDIGLLDLGRLDEFLTRKVKLFAMTHISNSLGTINPVAELCARARKLGVTTLVDAAQSAGHRPIDVQEIGCDFLAFSGHKMCGPTGIGILYGRQATLETMPPYQGGGEMILNVDYHQSTWKHAPHRFEAGTPNISGAVGLHAAMDYLDRIGRRAIAQHDQELGAYAYAELSRLKQDIRLFGPHIGRAGLVSFLLKDIHAHDVVTVADQRGVALRGGHHCNQPLMRKLGVESTARASFYLYNTTEEIDCLVKVLGEIQQFFGAA; encoded by the coding sequence ATGACTACCGAAGCCGCCGTGCCGATGCAGCGGAAGAAAGCAATAGACTGGGCCGCCATCCGGGCCGATTTCCCCATCCTTCAGCAAAAGGTCCATAGCCGGCCCTTGATCTATCTTGACAACGCGGCGACCACACAGAAGCCGCGAGCCCTGCTGGAGGCCCTGCGCCATTATTACGAACGGGACAACGCCAACGTCCATCGCGGGATACACGAATTGAGCAATCGCGCCACTGCGGCCTTTGAGGCCGCGCGCGCGCGGGCCGCGAAGTTCATTAACGCCCGCAGCGCGGAAGAGATCATCTTCACACGCGGCACCACCGAGGGGATCAACCTCGTCGCGCAGGCCTGGGGCGCAACGCATATCAAGGCCGGCGACATCATCTTGCTCACCGAAATGGAGCACCATAGCAACCTCGTCCCCTGGCAGTTGCTGGCAGAGCGCACCGGTGCCCGGCTCGCTTACCTTCCGGTCACTGGTGACATCGGCTTGCTCGACCTGGGTCGCCTTGACGAGTTCCTCACCCGGAAGGTGAAGCTGTTTGCCATGACTCATATCTCAAACTCGCTGGGCACGATCAACCCGGTGGCGGAATTGTGCGCGCGCGCGCGCAAGCTGGGAGTGACGACCCTCGTTGACGCGGCGCAAAGCGCCGGGCATCGGCCGATTGATGTCCAGGAAATCGGCTGTGACTTCCTCGCCTTTTCGGGACACAAGATGTGCGGGCCGACGGGTATCGGCATCTTGTACGGGCGGCAGGCAACGCTGGAGACGATGCCGCCGTATCAGGGCGGCGGCGAGATGATCCTGAACGTTGACTACCACCAAAGCACCTGGAAACACGCCCCGCACAGATTTGAAGCCGGCACGCCAAACATCTCCGGCGCCGTGGGGCTGCACGCGGCAATGGACTACCTCGACCGCATCGGGCGGCGCGCTATCGCGCAGCACGATCAGGAACTGGGCGCTTACGCTTACGCTGAACTCTCCCGGCTCAAGCAGGACATCCGGCTTTTCGGCCCGCACATCGGCCGCGCCGGGCTGGTGAGCTTCCTTTTGAAAGACATTCACGCGCATGATGTGGTCACCGTGGCTGACCAGCGCGGCGTCGCTCTGCGCGGCGGCCACCACTGCAACCAACCGCTCATGCGCAAACTGGGCGTTGAATCCACTGCCCGAGCCAGTTTCTATCTCTACAACACCACGGAAGAGATTGATTGCCTCGTGAAAGTCCTGGGCGAGATTCAACAGTTCTTCGGCGCCGCCTAG
- the sufT gene encoding putative Fe-S cluster assembly protein SufT, which translates to MSSDEPVILTRDVEAAIIPIGDRVTLQKGQQAQITQTLGGSYTVIVNGNMFRIEGKDADALGLEVAAKPPGSGGPVTQEGLEKEIWNQLRSCYDPEIPVNIVDLGLIYDCHLTLLAAGSYRVDVKMTLTAPGCGMGPMIAQDVQNKVLSLEGVDDVAVELVWDPPWNQGMMTEQAKLQLGLL; encoded by the coding sequence ATGAGCAGCGATGAACCAGTCATATTGACCCGCGATGTCGAGGCGGCCATCATCCCGATCGGCGATCGCGTGACTTTGCAGAAGGGCCAGCAGGCGCAAATCACCCAAACCCTTGGCGGAAGCTACACGGTGATTGTAAATGGAAACATGTTTCGCATCGAAGGCAAGGATGCAGACGCGCTCGGCCTGGAAGTGGCGGCCAAACCTCCCGGCAGCGGCGGCCCGGTCACCCAGGAGGGGCTGGAGAAGGAGATTTGGAATCAGTTGCGTTCCTGTTACGATCCCGAAATCCCCGTCAACATCGTGGATCTCGGCCTCATTTACGATTGCCACCTCACGCTGCTTGCCGCCGGGAGCTATCGCGTGGATGTGAAGATGACTTTAACAGCGCCCGGCTGCGGCATGGGCCCCATGATCGCCCAGGATGTGCAGAACAAAGTGCTCAGCCTGGAGGGCGTGGACGACGTGGCCGTGGAACTGGTCTGGGACCCGCCGTGGAACCAGGGCATGATGACGGAACAAGCCAAATTGCAGCTGGGATTGCTCTAA
- a CDS encoding SUF system NifU family Fe-S cluster assembly protein produces the protein MFDELSDLYQQVILDHCKRPRNFHELSGATRSAQGHNPLCGDQLQLFLTMDGEVVKDISFLGSGCCISKASASLLTEAVKGKSRGDVHKMFEQVHEMVTTGRVAGDVGKLAVFAGVHKFPARVKCAILSWHAVMAALKGEGLPVSTENDET, from the coding sequence GTGTTTGACGAACTGAGCGATCTCTACCAGCAGGTTATCCTCGACCACTGCAAGCGGCCCCGCAATTTCCACGAACTGAGCGGCGCGACCCGCTCGGCCCAGGGGCACAACCCTCTGTGCGGCGATCAGTTGCAGCTCTTCCTGACCATGGACGGAGAGGTCGTCAAGGACATCAGCTTCCTCGGCTCGGGCTGCTGCATTTCCAAAGCCTCGGCCTCGCTGCTGACCGAAGCCGTCAAGGGCAAGTCCCGCGGTGACGTGCACAAGATGTTCGAGCAGGTCCATGAGATGGTGACGACCGGCCGGGTAGCCGGTGACGTGGGCAAACTGGCGGTTTTTGCGGGCGTGCACAAATTCCCCGCGCGGGTCAAGTGCGCCATCCTTTCGTGGCATGCCGTCATGGCGGCTCTCAAGGGCGAGGGTCTCCCCGTCAGCACCGAGAACGACGAGACTTGA
- the sufD gene encoding Fe-S cluster assembly protein SufD has translation MVQVTDNPTMTETDQYLEAFERFAPRAGHPAWVLLLRKAGIAHFADEGFPTLEQEDWRFTNVAPIAKLPFKPVLADSRDGLCQKDLEAFTFGRLAVARLVFVNGHYAAGLSSPGAQPRGGRVGSLAAALAGDTALIEQHLGRHAQSEGNPFAALNAAFFQDGGFIHIPAGERLEMPVHLLFISTAKEAGATAHPRNLIIAEEASQVTVLESHVSIGQAPCFTNAVTEVVLGEGAVVEHAKFQDENRTAFHIAAVHAQLGRSCNFTSHSIAAGARLSRNNIRTVLAGEGVECTLNGLYLTRGDQLADHHMVVEHAQPHCNSHEYYNGILDGRSRGVFHGRILVRPAAQKTDAKQTNKNLLLSEDATVDTKPQLEIYADDVKCTHGATVGQLNEESIFYLRARGIGTDTARRMLIHAFAGEIIERVRYAPAREELDRLVWERLEQNPRVGEHKGV, from the coding sequence ATGGTTCAAGTGACAGACAACCCGACGATGACAGAAACAGACCAGTATCTGGAGGCGTTCGAGCGGTTTGCTCCTCGGGCCGGGCACCCTGCGTGGGTCCTGCTTTTGCGCAAGGCTGGCATTGCGCACTTTGCCGACGAGGGTTTTCCGACGCTCGAACAGGAAGACTGGCGCTTTACGAACGTAGCCCCCATCGCCAAATTGCCCTTCAAGCCCGTTCTAGCAGACTCGCGCGACGGGTTGTGCCAAAAGGACCTTGAGGCGTTCACCTTCGGGAGACTGGCCGTCGCGCGGCTTGTTTTCGTCAATGGCCACTACGCGGCAGGCTTGTCTTCGCCCGGGGCACAGCCCAGGGGCGGGAGGGTCGGCAGCCTGGCGGCCGCGCTGGCCGGCGACACTGCATTGATCGAACAGCACCTGGGCCGTCACGCGCAGAGCGAGGGCAATCCGTTTGCGGCTCTCAACGCAGCTTTCTTCCAGGACGGCGGCTTTATTCACATCCCGGCCGGCGAGCGCCTGGAGATGCCGGTTCACCTCTTGTTCATCTCGACGGCGAAGGAGGCCGGGGCGACCGCGCATCCGCGCAACCTGATCATCGCCGAGGAGGCCAGTCAGGTGACCGTGCTGGAGAGCCACGTCAGCATTGGCCAGGCGCCCTGCTTCACGAACGCCGTGACGGAGGTGGTTCTGGGAGAGGGCGCGGTGGTGGAGCACGCGAAGTTCCAAGATGAAAATCGGACTGCCTTTCATATCGCGGCGGTGCATGCGCAATTGGGGCGAAGCTGCAACTTCACCTCGCACTCGATTGCCGCCGGCGCGCGCCTGTCGCGCAACAACATTCGCACCGTCCTGGCGGGCGAAGGGGTGGAGTGCACTCTGAATGGACTTTACCTGACGCGGGGCGATCAACTGGCCGACCATCACATGGTGGTGGAGCACGCCCAGCCGCACTGTAACAGCCACGAGTATTACAACGGCATTCTCGATGGCCGGTCCAGGGGCGTTTTTCATGGGCGCATCCTCGTGCGGCCCGCGGCGCAGAAGACGGATGCCAAGCAGACCAACAAGAATCTCCTGCTCTCGGAAGACGCGACCGTGGACACCAAGCCGCAACTGGAGATTTACGCCGATGACGTGAAGTGCACGCACGGAGCGACGGTCGGGCAATTGAACGAGGAGTCCATTTTCTACCTGCGCGCGCGGGGCATTGGCACCGATACGGCGCGGCGGATGTTAATCCACGCCTTTGCCGGTGAGATCATTGAGCGCGTCCGCTACGCGCCGGCGCGGGAGGAGTTGGACCGGCTGGTGTGGGAGCGGCTGGAGCAGAACCCGCGCGTGGGAGAGCACAAAGGTGTTTGA
- a CDS encoding dihydrodipicolinate synthase family protein, with the protein MSLPPDIQQALQRGLVIPACPLALNAGRKLDERRQRALLRYYAAAGAGGVAVGVHTTQFAIREPGVGLFRPVLALAAEEFSRADARRTEPLARIGGICGETSQALREAGLLRELGYHAGLLSLAALRDASEDELIAHSRAVAEVLPVVGFYLQPAVGGRVLQFSFWRRFAEIGNVVAIKIAPFNRYQTLEVVRAVAESGREDIVLYTGNDDNIVLDLLTPYRFTVGGRVVERRVVGGLLGHWAVWTRAAVKLLWECHRAVESGGAVPAELVRKASEVTDCNAAFFDAANGFAGCIAGLHEVLRRQGLFEGIWCLDPREGLSAGQREEIDRVYAAYPHLNDDDFVATHRERWLSD; encoded by the coding sequence ATGTCTCTGCCACCTGACATCCAACAGGCTTTGCAGCGCGGCCTGGTGATTCCAGCGTGTCCCCTTGCGCTCAACGCAGGGCGCAAGCTGGACGAGCGGCGGCAGCGGGCGCTGTTGCGTTACTACGCAGCGGCAGGAGCGGGCGGAGTGGCGGTGGGCGTGCATACGACCCAGTTCGCCATTCGCGAGCCGGGCGTCGGCCTGTTTCGGCCCGTGCTGGCGCTTGCCGCCGAGGAGTTCAGCCGGGCAGACGCGAGGCGGACCGAGCCACTGGCGCGCATCGGCGGCATCTGCGGCGAGACGTCGCAGGCGCTGCGCGAAGCCGGGTTGCTGCGGGAGCTGGGCTACCACGCCGGCTTGCTGAGCCTGGCGGCATTGAGGGACGCGAGCGAGGACGAGCTGATCGCGCACAGCCGGGCGGTGGCGGAAGTGCTGCCGGTGGTGGGCTTCTACCTGCAGCCGGCGGTAGGCGGACGCGTGCTGCAGTTCTCGTTCTGGCGGCGGTTCGCGGAGATCGGGAATGTCGTTGCCATCAAGATCGCCCCCTTCAATCGCTACCAGACGCTGGAGGTGGTGCGCGCCGTGGCGGAGTCGGGACGGGAGGACATCGTGCTTTACACGGGCAACGACGATAACATCGTGCTCGATCTGCTCACGCCTTACCGGTTCACGGTGGGCGGGCGGGTGGTGGAGCGGCGGGTTGTGGGCGGTTTGCTGGGGCATTGGGCGGTTTGGACGCGCGCGGCGGTCAAGCTGCTGTGGGAATGTCACCGGGCAGTCGAGAGCGGCGGGGCGGTGCCGGCGGAACTGGTGCGGAAGGCTTCGGAGGTGACGGACTGCAACGCGGCGTTCTTTGACGCGGCGAACGGATTCGCGGGCTGCATCGCCGGGCTGCACGAGGTGCTGCGGCGTCAGGGCTTGTTTGAGGGTATCTGGTGCCTGGACCCGCGCGAGGGGCTGAGCGCCGGGCAGCGCGAGGAGATTGATCGGGTCTACGCCGCCTACCCGCACTTGAATGACGACGATTTTGTCGCCACCCATCGGGAGCGGTGGCTGAGCGACTGA
- a CDS encoding NAD-dependent epimerase/dehydratase family protein, which translates to MAVPDGIQNLEQLEDRLSEPPPEVVQTLRRLEGDLVVLGVAGKVGPSLARMARRASDLAGVRRRIVGVARFSSVGVEAGLRQHGIETIHCDLLDDAAVRRLPDAPNVLYLAGMKFGATGQESLTWAMNTHLPAIASRRYAHSRIVAFSTGNVYGLVPPAGGGSLETDIPAPVGEYAMSCLGRERIFEHFSRVHGTRMAVLRLNYACDLRYGVLVDLAQKVLAGIAVDLGMGWFNTVWQGDANAITLRCFDQVSSPPLILNVTGPEVLNVRETCQKLGELLGRKPVFAGTETPTVLLNNARRAFDLFGKPRVSADQLLAWVAAWLRQGGITLNKPTHFEARDGRF; encoded by the coding sequence GTGGCAGTGCCGGACGGCATCCAGAACCTCGAACAGCTTGAAGACCGGCTCAGCGAGCCGCCCCCGGAGGTGGTGCAGACACTTCGCCGATTGGAGGGAGATCTCGTGGTGCTGGGAGTCGCGGGCAAGGTGGGTCCGAGCCTTGCGCGCATGGCTCGGCGGGCATCGGACCTTGCGGGTGTCCGGCGGCGCATCGTTGGCGTGGCGCGCTTCTCGTCGGTTGGCGTTGAGGCCGGACTGCGGCAGCATGGCATCGAGACCATTCACTGCGATCTATTGGATGATGCGGCGGTGCGGCGATTACCGGACGCCCCGAATGTGCTGTACCTGGCCGGGATGAAGTTTGGCGCGACAGGCCAGGAGTCGCTCACGTGGGCCATGAATACCCACTTGCCCGCTATCGCCAGCCGCAGGTATGCCCACAGCCGGATTGTCGCATTCTCAACCGGCAATGTTTACGGGCTGGTGCCGCCCGCCGGCGGCGGCTCGCTTGAAACCGATATTCCCGCTCCGGTAGGCGAGTACGCGATGAGTTGCCTGGGGCGCGAGCGGATCTTCGAGCACTTCAGCCGCGTGCACGGCACTCGGATGGCAGTTCTCCGGCTCAACTACGCGTGCGACCTGCGTTACGGCGTGCTTGTGGATCTTGCCCAGAAGGTGCTCGCGGGTATAGCGGTGGATCTCGGCATGGGCTGGTTCAACACCGTCTGGCAAGGCGACGCGAACGCGATCACCCTGCGCTGCTTCGACCAAGTCTCCTCGCCACCGCTGATCCTTAACGTTACGGGGCCGGAGGTGCTGAACGTGCGGGAAACCTGCCAGAAGTTGGGCGAGTTGTTGGGCCGGAAACCAGTGTTTGCAGGGACGGAAACGCCGACCGTGCTGCTTAACAACGCCCGGCGGGCGTTCGACCTGTTCGGCAAGCCGCGGGTCAGCGCGGACCAGTTGCTTGCCTGGGTTGCCGCCTGGCTGCGGCAAGGGGGAATCACGTTAAACAAGCCAACCCATTTCGAGGCTCGCGATGGGAGATTCTGA
- a CDS encoding prepilin-type N-terminal cleavage/methylation domain-containing protein: MDAPAHPVDPGRAAPGLSGDVPPVRRRGFTLIELLVVIAIIALLAALMLPALSRSQATAKRIHCLSNLHQMGIAAHVYVDDNAGFYPVAYWYGTINGAMAAISWDLTTIQGSPPAVIPGLLWQSQGNKQIQQCPSLTRGANWLVDPYTGYNYNTSYLGHGEYENIQPSAKAAEVRRPNQTLVFGDGQYVAGANKFMRAPWPNPGDDSFRGRWSGTQGFRHLKKSNAAFCDGHARSLRECFTDNEDGAANVAPGTGFLSADNSLYDLE, from the coding sequence ATGGACGCGCCCGCCCATCCCGTGGACCCTGGAAGGGCTGCGCCGGGGCTCTCTGGCGATGTCCCGCCGGTTCGGCGGCGGGGGTTCACCCTGATTGAGTTGCTCGTGGTCATCGCCATTATCGCCCTGCTGGCGGCGCTCATGCTGCCAGCGTTGAGCCGCTCTCAAGCCACGGCGAAACGTATCCACTGCCTGAGCAACCTCCACCAAATGGGCATTGCCGCGCACGTCTACGTGGACGACAATGCAGGCTTCTATCCCGTTGCTTACTGGTATGGGACCATCAACGGAGCGATGGCTGCCATCTCGTGGGATTTGACCACGATTCAGGGAAGTCCGCCGGCGGTCATTCCCGGCCTGCTTTGGCAGAGCCAGGGCAACAAGCAGATTCAACAATGCCCGTCGCTCACGAGAGGCGCCAACTGGCTCGTGGACCCTTACACCGGCTACAACTACAACACGAGCTACCTCGGCCACGGCGAATATGAGAACATCCAACCGTCCGCCAAGGCGGCCGAGGTGCGGCGCCCGAACCAGACGCTCGTCTTTGGCGATGGCCAGTATGTGGCCGGCGCCAACAAGTTCATGCGCGCCCCGTGGCCCAATCCCGGCGATGATTCCTTTCGCGGCCGCTGGTCAGGCACGCAGGGCTTTCGTCACCTGAAGAAAAGCAACGCCGCCTTCTGCGACGGCCACGCCAGATCATTGCGCGAGTGTTTCACCGACAACGAAGACGGTGCGGCCAACGTCGCGCCCGGCACCGGGTTCCTCTCCGCCGACAACTCCCTGTACGACCTCGAATGA
- a CDS encoding ribonucleoside triphosphate reductase: MLHEQLDGQLRLAQLDPLQGRHFTVRKRDGRVVPFEESRILLAIEAAFKADAGLAAAQALPADAQAAALRITSEVVQAVVSRAARGEALGIESIQDLVEAHLMEAGQHQVAKGYILFREERRKARLARDVGEPLVPTVSSIAEYLSAADWRVNANANQGYSLGGLILNVAGKVTANYWLHHVYGGEIERAHREGDFHIHDLDMLAGYCAGWSLRQLLWEGFNGVPNKVEAAPAKHLRTALGQMVNFLGTLQNEWAGAQAFSSVDTYLAPFVRKDGLSHEEIRQCLQEFIYNLNVPSRWGTQTPFTNLTFDWTCPADLRGQQPIIGGEEMPFCYGELQAEMDLINRAFIEVMTAGDTKGRLFTFPIPTYNITNDFDWDHPNTEPLFEMTAKYGLPYFQNFINSELQPGMVRSMCCRLQLDLRELLKRGNGLFGSAEQTGSVGVVTINCARLGYKYKQDETRLFVELDRLLELAKQSLEMKRRVIEERMQAGLYPYTRRYLGTLRNHFSTIGVNGVNECVRNLTSDRENISTPAGVELGLRLLDHVRARIVAFQQETGHLFNLEATPAEGTTYRFAREDRKRFPDMLQAGTPDAPYYTNSSQLPVGATDDPFAAMTHQEPFQRLYTGGTVFHLYMGERISSARACKQLVRRALTRFRIPYITVTPTFSICPQHGYLTGEHEFCPRCETHRQPCEIWTRVMGYYRPYSQFNRGKQSEFSERTFFVEPANASAEAEFAIAK, from the coding sequence ATGCTGCACGAACAACTCGACGGCCAGCTTCGGCTGGCGCAACTCGACCCGCTTCAGGGACGGCACTTCACCGTCCGCAAACGCGACGGACGCGTCGTCCCCTTCGAGGAGAGCCGCATCCTGCTGGCCATCGAGGCCGCATTCAAGGCCGACGCCGGACTGGCGGCTGCCCAGGCCCTGCCCGCCGATGCGCAAGCCGCCGCCCTCCGGATCACGAGTGAGGTGGTGCAGGCAGTGGTCTCCCGCGCGGCCCGGGGCGAGGCGTTGGGCATTGAGTCCATCCAGGACCTGGTGGAAGCGCATCTCATGGAGGCGGGCCAACATCAGGTGGCCAAGGGCTACATCCTGTTTCGGGAGGAACGTCGCAAAGCGCGGTTGGCGCGCGACGTGGGCGAGCCGCTCGTCCCGACGGTGTCCTCGATCGCGGAATACCTGAGCGCGGCGGACTGGCGGGTGAACGCCAATGCCAACCAGGGTTACTCGCTGGGCGGGCTGATTCTGAACGTGGCGGGCAAGGTGACGGCCAACTACTGGCTGCATCATGTCTATGGGGGCGAGATCGAGCGGGCGCATCGCGAGGGCGATTTTCACATTCACGATCTGGACATGCTGGCGGGCTACTGCGCGGGCTGGTCGTTGCGGCAGTTGTTGTGGGAAGGATTCAATGGTGTGCCGAACAAAGTTGAAGCCGCGCCGGCGAAACATCTGCGAACCGCCCTGGGCCAGATGGTGAACTTCCTGGGCACGCTGCAAAATGAATGGGCCGGGGCGCAGGCGTTCAGCTCGGTGGACACCTACCTGGCGCCGTTCGTGCGCAAGGATGGGCTGAGCCACGAGGAAATCCGCCAGTGCCTCCAGGAATTCATCTACAACCTCAACGTCCCGTCGCGCTGGGGCACCCAGACGCCGTTCACCAACCTGACCTTCGACTGGACCTGCCCCGCCGATTTGCGCGGGCAGCAGCCGATCATTGGCGGCGAAGAGATGCCGTTCTGCTATGGGGAGCTGCAAGCGGAGATGGACCTGATCAACCGCGCCTTCATCGAGGTGATGACCGCGGGCGACACCAAAGGACGGCTGTTCACCTTTCCGATTCCAACCTACAACATCACAAACGACTTCGATTGGGATCATCCCAACACCGAACCATTGTTCGAGATGACCGCGAAATACGGCCTGCCGTATTTCCAGAATTTCATCAACTCCGAGCTGCAGCCGGGGATGGTGCGCTCGATGTGCTGCCGGCTGCAGTTGGATTTGCGCGAACTGCTCAAGCGCGGCAACGGCCTCTTTGGCTCGGCGGAACAGACCGGATCGGTGGGCGTCGTCACCATCAACTGCGCGCGGCTGGGCTACAAGTACAAGCAGGACGAGACGCGATTGTTCGTGGAGCTGGACCGCTTGCTGGAGCTGGCCAAGCAAAGCCTCGAGATGAAACGGCGCGTGATCGAGGAGCGCATGCAGGCGGGGTTGTATCCCTATACCCGGAGGTATTTGGGCACGCTGCGGAATCACTTCAGCACCATCGGCGTCAACGGCGTCAACGAATGCGTCCGCAATCTTACTTCCGACCGGGAGAACATCTCCACGCCCGCCGGCGTTGAACTGGGCCTGCGCTTGCTGGACCACGTCCGCGCCCGCATCGTCGCGTTCCAGCAGGAGACCGGCCACCTGTTCAACCTCGAAGCCACGCCCGCCGAGGGGACGACCTATCGTTTCGCGCGGGAGGACCGGAAGCGTTTCCCCGACATGCTGCAGGCGGGCACACCCGACGCGCCCTACTATACCAATTCCTCCCAACTGCCGGTGGGCGCCACGGACGACCCGTTTGCCGCCATGACGCATCAGGAGCCGTTTCAGCGGCTTTACACGGGGGGCACGGTGTTCCATCTTTACATGGGCGAGCGCATATCCAGCGCGCGGGCGTGCAAGCAACTCGTGCGTCGCGCGCTCACGCGCTTCCGCATTCCCTACATCACCGTCACGCCGACATTCTCCATCTGCCCGCAGCATGGCTATCTCACCGGCGAACACGAGTTCTGTCCCCGCTGCGAAACGCACCGGCAGCCCTGCGAAATCTGGACGCGGGTGATGGGCTACTATCGCCCCTATTCGCAGTTCAACCGGGGGAAGCAAAGTGAATTCAGCGAGCGAACCTTCTTCGTCGAACCCGCCAATGCTTCGGCGGAAGCCGAATTCGCAATTGCGAAATGA